The Acidobacteriota bacterium genome contains a region encoding:
- a CDS encoding DUF6855 family protein produces MNHSGSGTPEDPWELATPPGKSKFLAYRDPAAEPPVLVVRVGSTTLHYHLRCIEDLHAMLQDHGDWMLLGNADEQKPAKEGTVEAWGRSGDNPVGGWYGLKKGLRGRFGNYVPPVLEALGLAEVEHKARNNRMRAAP; encoded by the coding sequence ATGAACCACTCTGGCAGCGGTACCCCCGAAGACCCCTGGGAGCTCGCCACCCCTCCCGGCAAATCGAAATTCCTGGCCTATCGCGATCCCGCCGCCGAGCCTCCGGTACTGGTGGTGCGGGTCGGCAGCACCACCCTCCACTACCACCTACGCTGCATCGAGGACCTCCATGCCATGCTCCAGGACCATGGCGACTGGATGCTGCTCGGCAATGCCGACGAGCAGAAACCAGCCAAGGAGGGCACCGTCGAAGCTTGGGGCCGGTCGGGCGACAATCCGGTCGGCGGATGGTACGGCCTCAAAAAGGGACTGCGCGGGCGGTTCGGCAACTATGTACCGCCGGTGCTCGAGGCTCTCGGCCTCGCCGAGGTCGAGCACAAGGCTCGCAACAACCGCATGCGGGCAGCGCCCTAG
- a CDS encoding HXXEE domain-containing protein, with protein sequence MAETLGSVVIATSGLSLALLVALGLASTRRFGVIVGRRDRLAIQRLFRIAIVVQGAHFLEELLTGFAVWFPAVLGQAPWSTEFFVIFNLAWLFIWLAAAAALPTGRRWPLAPLWFLALALAGNGVVHPLLALRAGGYFPGLLTSPLTGLAGFLLITRLLRSTGPGAGP encoded by the coding sequence ATGGCAGAAACCCTGGGCAGCGTCGTGATCGCCACCTCGGGTCTCAGCCTCGCGCTCCTCGTCGCCCTCGGTCTGGCCTCGACCCGCCGCTTCGGAGTGATCGTCGGACGGCGCGATCGGTTGGCGATACAACGCCTCTTCCGGATCGCGATCGTCGTCCAAGGGGCCCACTTTCTCGAAGAGCTGCTCACCGGCTTTGCGGTGTGGTTCCCGGCGGTCCTCGGCCAGGCTCCCTGGTCGACGGAATTCTTCGTGATCTTCAATCTCGCCTGGCTGTTCATCTGGCTGGCGGCCGCCGCCGCGCTGCCGACGGGGCGGCGCTGGCCCTTGGCGCCGCTGTGGTTCTTGGCCCTGGCGTTGGCCGGCAACGGGGTCGTCCATCCCCTGTTGGCGCTGCGTGCCGGCGGCTACTTTCCGGGGCTTCTGACCTCACCGTTGACGGGTCTCGCCGGATTCCTCTTGATCACTCGCCTGCTGCGCTCGACGGGACCCGGCGCCGGCCCTTGA
- a CDS encoding HTH domain-containing protein, which produces MRATRLIQLLMLLQSRRRVTVGLLAERLQVSRRTIQRDLEALGRAGVPVATWRGLAGGVELLPGFRAPWAPLTVDETERLALCLAGRLDVVRALDLEGHEDSLRIKLLGHLPEPRREQVETLGQRFLLEPGESVEEHRHLAELAAAVRRSRSVYLRLGGDEELLFEPLVLVWWGRRWSLFCHPEDLVELDRIESLRTSSRRFDRPPELDLGPLVRSLQGSPS; this is translated from the coding sequence ATGCGCGCCACCCGATTGATCCAGCTCTTGATGCTGCTGCAGTCCCGACGGCGGGTGACGGTGGGACTGCTCGCCGAGCGTTTGCAGGTTTCCCGACGCACCATCCAGCGCGACCTCGAAGCCCTCGGGCGGGCCGGCGTGCCGGTGGCGACCTGGCGCGGCTTGGCCGGTGGGGTCGAGCTACTGCCGGGCTTCCGAGCACCGTGGGCCCCGCTGACCGTCGACGAGACCGAGAGGTTGGCGCTCTGCCTCGCCGGGCGCCTCGATGTGGTCCGAGCGCTGGACCTGGAGGGGCACGAGGACTCCCTGCGCATCAAGCTTCTGGGGCACCTACCGGAGCCTCGCCGGGAGCAGGTCGAGACTCTCGGGCAACGCTTCCTGCTCGAGCCGGGGGAGTCGGTCGAGGAGCATCGCCACCTCGCCGAGCTGGCCGCGGCAGTGCGGCGAAGTCGGAGCGTCTATCTCCGCCTCGGAGGCGACGAGGAGCTTTTGTTCGAGCCCCTGGTGTTGGTTTGGTGGGGTCGGCGATGGAGCCTCTTCTGCCACCCTGAGGACCTCGTCGAGCTGGATCGGATCGAGTCCTTGCGCACCAGCTCGCGACGCTTCGACCGCCCGCCGGAGCTCGATCTTGGGCCCTTGGTGAGGTCGCTGCAAGGGTCGCCGAGCTGA